From Halorubrum salinarum, the proteins below share one genomic window:
- a CDS encoding branched-chain amino acid transaminase: MGFDEMDVDTIWKNGEFLDWEDATTHVLTHALHYGSGVFEGVRCYDTERGPAIFRWDEHLDRLFDSAKMYDMDIEHSREEITEATLELLDRQDLESCYIRPIAYYGYDSLGVSPKDCPTDLVLAAWPWGAYLGEEALEDGVDVMVSSWRKHASSQVPTNVKTTGLYVNSMLAGEEARRNGYVEAIVLNKEGNVAEGPGENIFMVNDGEIYTTGPAQSILEGITRDTVITLAEERGYEVHDEAVISRGQLYTADELFFTGSAAEVTPIRSVDDTEIGAGTRGPVTEELQSAFFDLVERRTDDHDEWFTYL; the protein is encoded by the coding sequence ATGGGATTCGACGAGATGGACGTCGACACGATCTGGAAGAACGGGGAGTTCCTCGACTGGGAGGACGCGACGACCCACGTTCTGACGCACGCGCTCCACTACGGGAGCGGCGTGTTCGAGGGCGTCCGCTGTTACGACACCGAGCGGGGGCCGGCCATCTTCCGGTGGGACGAACACCTCGACCGGCTGTTCGACTCCGCGAAGATGTACGACATGGACATCGAGCACTCCCGCGAGGAGATAACCGAGGCGACCCTCGAACTGCTCGACCGGCAGGACCTGGAGTCCTGTTACATCCGGCCGATCGCCTACTACGGCTACGACTCGCTCGGCGTCTCGCCGAAGGACTGCCCGACCGATCTCGTCCTCGCGGCGTGGCCGTGGGGCGCCTACCTCGGCGAGGAGGCGCTCGAAGACGGCGTCGACGTGATGGTCTCCTCGTGGCGGAAACACGCGTCCTCGCAGGTGCCGACGAACGTGAAGACGACCGGCCTGTACGTCAACTCCATGCTGGCGGGCGAGGAGGCGCGCCGGAACGGCTACGTCGAGGCCATCGTGCTCAACAAGGAGGGCAACGTCGCGGAGGGGCCCGGCGAGAACATCTTCATGGTGAACGACGGCGAGATATACACCACCGGGCCCGCCCAGTCCATCCTCGAAGGGATCACCCGCGACACCGTGATCACCCTCGCCGAGGAGCGCGGCTACGAGGTCCACGACGAGGCCGTCATCTCGCGGGGGCAGCTGTACACCGCCGACGAACTGTTCTTCACGGGCTCCGCCGCGGAGGTCACCCCGATCCGCTCGGTCGACGACACGGAGATCGGCGCGGGCACCCGCGGGCCGGTGACCGAGGAGCTCCAGAGCGCCTTCTTCGACCTGGTCGAGCGCCGGACGGACGACCACGACGAGTGGTTCACGTACCTGTAG
- a CDS encoding DUF502 domain-containing protein translates to MSTWKRDFASGLIVLAPLLVLLLVLRWIYQYIASIPLIEGLQPEIIPAPLEPVSRVVIAFAVFATVVLAVGYFMRTTLGRLAESAVDDAINRIPALRVVYNASKLAIETAISGTDELQSPVYIETWPGIRMTAFRTGKKTRDGKIVLFMPTAPNITTGFVIEVEPERIEETGETVEEGMTRVLSAGFAESAHQVPVHEEAPAEGDGADAPGGYGHVRTDGTPSDGEGSAADGGSSGE, encoded by the coding sequence ATGTCCACGTGGAAACGCGACTTCGCCAGCGGGCTCATCGTGCTGGCGCCGCTCCTCGTCCTCCTCTTGGTCCTCCGCTGGATCTACCAGTACATCGCGTCGATCCCGCTGATCGAGGGGCTCCAGCCCGAGATCATTCCCGCGCCCCTGGAGCCCGTCTCGCGCGTCGTCATCGCGTTCGCGGTGTTCGCGACCGTCGTCCTCGCGGTCGGCTACTTCATGCGGACCACGCTCGGGCGCCTGGCGGAGTCGGCCGTGGACGACGCGATAAACCGGATCCCGGCGCTCCGGGTGGTGTACAACGCCTCGAAGCTCGCGATCGAGACGGCGATCTCCGGCACGGACGAGCTCCAGAGCCCGGTGTACATCGAGACGTGGCCGGGGATCCGGATGACGGCCTTCCGGACGGGCAAGAAGACCCGAGACGGCAAGATCGTCTTGTTCATGCCGACCGCGCCGAACATCACCACCGGCTTCGTCATCGAGGTCGAGCCGGAGCGGATCGAGGAGACCGGCGAGACGGTCGAGGAGGGGATGACGCGCGTCCTCTCGGCCGGGTTCGCGGAGTCGGCCCACCAGGTGCCCGTCCACGAGGAGGCCCCCGCGGAGGGGGACGGGGCGGACGCTCCCGGCGGCTACGGGCACGTCCGGACCGACGGCACCCCGAGCGACGGGGAGGGGTCGGCGGCCGACGGCGGGAGTTCCGGCGAGTAG